The Pseudomonas eucalypticola genome has a window encoding:
- a CDS encoding AEC family transporter yields MLAIFIQTLNITAPVFAMLFLGIFLKRIGAINDSFIYTASALVFNVCMPALLFLGIYHADLHAAMKPGLLIYFVAATFASFAFSWGMALWRCPPEDRGIYTQGAFRGNNGVVGLALAGSMYGDQGISLGAILAGLVILLYNSLSTVILAIYSPNIKSDPWSIFKSVLCNPLIISVLVAAPMAYLQIGLPNWLLTSGDYLAQMSLPLALICIGGTLSLAALRESGDLAISASLVKMVWLPLLGTLVAWLLGFRGAELGILFLYIGSPTAAASYVMARAANGNHQLAAAIIVITTVAAAITTNIGIFLLQWGGWI; encoded by the coding sequence GCGCATCGGCGCTATCAACGACAGTTTCATCTACACCGCGTCCGCCCTGGTCTTCAACGTGTGCATGCCCGCGCTGCTGTTCCTGGGCATTTACCACGCCGACCTGCATGCGGCCATGAAGCCAGGGCTGCTGATCTACTTCGTTGCCGCGACCTTCGCCAGCTTCGCCTTCTCCTGGGGGATGGCGTTGTGGCGCTGCCCGCCCGAGGACCGCGGCATCTATACCCAGGGCGCCTTTCGCGGCAACAACGGCGTGGTTGGCCTGGCCCTGGCTGGCAGTATGTATGGCGACCAGGGCATTTCCCTGGGGGCCATTCTGGCCGGGCTGGTGATCCTGCTCTACAACAGCCTGTCCACCGTGATCCTGGCCATCTACAGCCCGAACATCAAGTCAGACCCGTGGAGCATCTTCAAGAGCGTGCTGTGCAACCCGCTGATCATCAGCGTGCTGGTGGCGGCCCCCATGGCCTACCTGCAGATCGGCCTGCCCAACTGGTTGCTGACCAGCGGCGACTACCTGGCGCAGATGAGCCTGCCCCTGGCGTTGATCTGCATCGGCGGCACCTTGTCGCTGGCCGCCTTGCGCGAAAGCGGTGACCTGGCGATAAGCGCCAGCCTGGTGAAAATGGTCTGGCTGCCACTGCTGGGTACCCTGGTGGCCTGGCTGCTGGGTTTTCGCGGCGCCGAGCTGGGTATTTTGTTTCTGTACATCGGCAGCCCGACCGCGGCGGCCAGCTATGTCATGGCCCGCGCGGCCAATGGCAACCATCAATTGGCGGCGGCAATCATTGTGATTACTACCGTTGCCGCCGCTATTACGACGAATATCGGCATTTTCCTATTGCAGTGGGGCGGCTGGATCTAG